One genomic segment of Bradyrhizobium diazoefficiens includes these proteins:
- a CDS encoding HAD family hydrolase has product MPSTASFSNFKVLTFDVVGTLIDFETGVLNAVRRISGKSLAELSDDQIFAAYKRGRDLHPERSSEVMFHVYRHLAKELGLPADDSSCDVFQLAVLRWPPFTDSSEALKRLRTKFRLVAMTNADRVALSCYAHALGNPFDDTVCADDTGVAKPNPEFFAYNKGRQSAFGYKQADILHVAQSQYHDIGIARTLGYKVCWIERRQGMAGFGGTPAVEKLTEPDFHFPTMKAFADAAVGAAA; this is encoded by the coding sequence ATGCCATCCACAGCTTCGTTCAGCAATTTCAAGGTCCTCACCTTCGACGTCGTCGGCACCTTGATCGATTTCGAGACCGGCGTGCTCAACGCAGTGCGCAGAATCTCGGGCAAGTCACTGGCCGAGCTCTCCGACGACCAGATCTTCGCCGCCTACAAGCGCGGCCGCGACCTGCATCCGGAGCGGTCGAGCGAGGTGATGTTCCACGTCTATCGCCATCTCGCCAAGGAGCTTGGGCTGCCGGCCGACGATTCCTCCTGCGACGTGTTCCAGCTCGCGGTGCTGCGCTGGCCACCATTCACGGACTCCTCCGAGGCTTTGAAGCGCCTGCGCACGAAATTCCGCCTGGTGGCGATGACCAACGCCGATCGCGTCGCGCTGTCCTGCTATGCACACGCGCTCGGCAATCCCTTCGACGACACCGTCTGCGCTGACGACACCGGCGTGGCAAAACCCAATCCGGAGTTCTTTGCCTATAACAAGGGCCGGCAATCTGCCTTCGGCTATAAGCAGGCCGACATCCTTCACGTGGCGCAGAGCCAGTACCACGACATCGGAATCGCGCGAACGCTCGGCTACAAGGTGTGCTGGATCGAGCGCCGCCAGGGCATGGCCGGCTTCGGCGGCACGCCCGCCGTGGAGAAGCTGACCGAGCCGGATTTCCATTTCCCGACCATGAAAGCCTTCGCGGACGCGGCCGTTGGCGCTGCGGCGTGA
- a CDS encoding ABC transporter ATP-binding protein: protein MDKRAESVEIRCASKAYGAVRALDDVSLNVNAGEFVSLLGPSGSGKTTLLGILGGFILPSSGSIHFGGRDVTYMPPHKRDIGVVFQNYALFPHMSVGENVAFPLRARHLPKTKWPEKVRSALAMVGLSGYEERGVAQLSGGQRQRVALARAMIFEPRLILMDEPLSALDKQLRESMQIELRELHRRIGATIIYVTHDQREALTMSDRVAVMKEGRLIQIDEPARLHDHPADSFVASFIGEATLLPVRRVDAGSVALGSAVLRSARPISAGDDLMLVVHSEKLLIGDGGIDAARNHLTGIVTDVVYQGESLRVFLALADGTALSLRQPSHHEAYRRIPPVGGSLTVTLHPEDTIVVPKAGD, encoded by the coding sequence TTGGACAAACGAGCGGAAAGCGTCGAGATCAGGTGCGCCAGCAAGGCCTATGGTGCGGTGCGGGCGCTCGACGATGTTTCCCTCAACGTCAACGCCGGCGAGTTTGTCTCGCTGCTCGGACCGTCCGGATCGGGCAAGACCACACTGCTCGGCATTCTCGGCGGCTTCATCCTGCCGTCATCCGGTTCGATCCATTTCGGCGGCCGCGACGTCACCTACATGCCGCCGCACAAGCGCGACATCGGCGTCGTATTCCAGAACTACGCGCTGTTTCCTCATATGAGCGTCGGCGAGAACGTCGCCTTCCCCTTGCGGGCACGGCACCTGCCCAAGACGAAATGGCCTGAGAAGGTGCGTTCCGCGCTGGCGATGGTCGGGCTGTCCGGTTACGAGGAACGCGGCGTCGCCCAACTCTCCGGAGGTCAGCGGCAGCGCGTCGCGCTGGCGCGCGCCATGATCTTCGAGCCGCGCCTGATCCTGATGGACGAGCCGCTCTCCGCCCTCGACAAGCAGCTGCGCGAATCCATGCAGATCGAATTGCGCGAGCTGCACCGGCGGATCGGCGCCACCATCATCTATGTCACCCATGACCAGCGCGAGGCGCTGACGATGAGCGATCGCGTCGCGGTCATGAAGGAGGGGCGGCTGATCCAGATCGACGAGCCGGCGCGCCTGCATGACCATCCTGCGGACTCCTTTGTTGCCAGCTTTATCGGCGAAGCGACGCTACTGCCGGTCCGCCGCGTCGACGCCGGCAGTGTCGCGCTCGGCAGCGCGGTGCTGCGCAGCGCCCGTCCGATTTCCGCAGGCGACGACCTCATGCTCGTGGTGCACAGCGAAAAGCTCCTGATCGGCGATGGCGGAATCGATGCTGCCCGCAACCACCTGACCGGCATCGTCACCGATGTCGTCTACCAAGGGGAAAGCCTGCGCGTTTTCCTTGCGCTTGCCGATGGCACCGCGCTCAGCCTGCGCCAGCCGAGCCATCACGAAGCCTATCGCCGCATCCCGCCCGTCGGCGGCAGCCTGACCGTCACCCTTCACCCCGAGGATACCATCGTCGTGCCGAAGGCGGGCGACTGA
- a CDS encoding NAD(P)/FAD-dependent oxidoreductase, protein MSQDWRSLSSVNSLWASTAEPLRDFPVLSGESQADVIIIGGGYTGLSAAHHIARSGLAPVVLEANRPGWGASGRNGGVITAKFRLSFREIDAAHGRAMAQRMYEIAHESTDMVEELVSEFAISGARLTRTGQVKAAHNHVTLQAAIDEANWMKREMGDAEVRILDAREVREETGSEAFVGGVLNPGSGGIHPLNYVRGLADGVARRGVPVYQDTPVLKLRREGGGIVAETPQGAVRAKQAIIATNSYSDLTDATRHMQRTLVPFRSAIIATDTLPRNLAGRLMPTGRTYTETKRMMRWFRMVDNRVIFGGRGAFGRQDSESAFDALRKAMVGIFPELSDVPLAYKWSGLVGMTLDSVPHIGRLDDRTLFAMGYNGAGVAMSSLMGRYLAAFVRGETPEVGLLDASRLKAIPFYPLREPAVRMVAGWYQFLDAIGQ, encoded by the coding sequence ATGAGCCAGGACTGGAGGTCGCTTTCTTCGGTCAACTCGCTGTGGGCGAGCACGGCGGAGCCATTGCGCGATTTTCCGGTCCTGTCGGGCGAGAGCCAGGCCGATGTGATCATCATCGGTGGGGGCTACACTGGCCTGTCGGCGGCGCATCACATTGCCAGAAGCGGACTTGCGCCGGTCGTGCTCGAGGCCAACCGTCCGGGCTGGGGCGCGAGCGGCCGCAATGGCGGGGTGATCACCGCCAAATTCCGTCTCTCGTTCCGCGAGATCGATGCCGCGCATGGCCGCGCCATGGCGCAGCGCATGTACGAGATCGCCCATGAATCGACCGACATGGTCGAGGAGCTGGTGTCCGAGTTCGCCATATCAGGGGCGCGCCTGACGCGCACCGGCCAGGTCAAGGCCGCGCATAATCACGTCACGCTGCAGGCCGCAATCGACGAGGCCAACTGGATGAAGCGGGAGATGGGCGATGCAGAGGTCCGCATCCTCGACGCCCGTGAAGTGCGCGAGGAGACCGGTTCGGAGGCCTTCGTCGGCGGGGTGCTCAATCCGGGCTCCGGCGGCATCCATCCGCTCAATTACGTGCGGGGCCTTGCCGACGGCGTGGCGCGCCGCGGCGTGCCGGTCTATCAGGATACGCCGGTGCTGAAGCTGCGCCGCGAGGGCGGCGGCATCGTCGCCGAGACGCCGCAAGGCGCAGTGCGCGCCAAGCAGGCGATCATCGCCACCAACAGCTATTCCGACCTGACGGACGCAACGCGCCACATGCAGCGCACGCTGGTGCCGTTCCGCAGCGCCATCATCGCCACCGACACGCTGCCGCGCAATCTCGCCGGTCGCCTGATGCCGACGGGCCGCACCTACACCGAGACCAAGCGCATGATGCGCTGGTTTCGCATGGTCGATAACCGCGTGATTTTTGGCGGACGCGGCGCCTTCGGCAGGCAGGACTCAGAATCAGCCTTCGACGCGCTGCGCAAGGCGATGGTCGGCATCTTCCCGGAACTGTCGGACGTGCCGCTCGCCTACAAATGGTCGGGCCTGGTTGGCATGACCCTGGACTCGGTGCCGCATATCGGACGGCTCGACGATCGAACCCTGTTTGCGATGGGCTACAACGGCGCCGGTGTTGCGATGTCGAGCCTGATGGGTCGCTATCTGGCCGCCTTCGTCCGCGGCGAGACCCCGGAGGTCGGGCTGCTCGATGCCAGCCGTCTCAAGGCGATTCCCTTCTATCCGCTTCGTGAGCCCGCCGTGCGCATGGTCGCCGGGTGGTACCAGTTTCTGGACGCAATCGGACAATGA
- a CDS encoding ABC transporter substrate-binding protein codes for MTTIGFRLFGPALFGASLGVLELAASAAHAAEQITFVSQGGAYQQAQTVAILDPSAKKLGITINQDSIPDAWPAIKTQVGSGKPIWDVVDTPTGYCLRGGEQGLIEKLDFSKIPNAAAMPEAYRSPYSVSYEFYSSVLAYSQKTFPKDAPNSWADFWDVKKFPGRRALRNHPIATLEAALMADGIAADKLYPLDVDRAFKKLEEIKPHITVWWTSGAQSAQLLNDGEVDMEMAWNGRVSAVAKEGAKVAYTYNQGILQSTSLCILKGAPNLATAVKFINEAVDSVHQANLPLQIDYGPGNPKAFETGVIKPERAAQLPSEPANAAKQALMSYAWWSSPQGEAAEKRWAAFMQK; via the coding sequence ATGACAACCATCGGCTTCAGATTGTTTGGACCGGCCTTGTTCGGCGCATCGCTCGGCGTGCTCGAATTGGCCGCGAGCGCAGCCCATGCGGCGGAGCAGATCACCTTCGTCTCGCAGGGCGGCGCCTATCAGCAGGCGCAGACGGTGGCGATCCTCGATCCCTCCGCCAAGAAGCTCGGCATCACCATCAACCAGGATTCGATTCCGGATGCGTGGCCCGCGATCAAGACGCAGGTCGGCAGCGGCAAGCCGATCTGGGACGTCGTCGACACTCCGACCGGCTATTGTCTGCGCGGCGGCGAGCAGGGGCTGATCGAGAAGCTCGATTTCTCGAAGATCCCCAATGCGGCGGCAATGCCGGAGGCCTATCGCAGCCCCTATTCGGTGTCCTACGAGTTCTATTCCAGCGTGCTGGCCTACAGCCAGAAGACATTTCCGAAGGATGCGCCCAACAGCTGGGCCGATTTCTGGGACGTGAAGAAATTCCCCGGCCGGCGCGCGCTGCGCAATCATCCGATCGCAACGCTGGAGGCTGCGCTGATGGCGGATGGCATTGCGGCCGACAAGCTCTATCCCCTCGACGTCGACCGCGCGTTCAAGAAGCTCGAGGAGATCAAGCCGCACATCACGGTGTGGTGGACTTCGGGCGCACAATCGGCACAGCTGCTGAACGACGGCGAGGTCGACATGGAGATGGCCTGGAACGGCCGCGTCAGCGCCGTCGCCAAGGAAGGCGCCAAGGTAGCCTACACCTACAATCAGGGCATTCTGCAGAGCACCTCGCTCTGCATCCTCAAGGGTGCGCCGAATCTGGCGACCGCCGTCAAGTTCATCAACGAAGCCGTCGACTCCGTACACCAAGCCAACCTGCCTTTGCAGATCGATTACGGCCCCGGCAATCCCAAGGCCTTCGAGACCGGCGTGATCAAGCCGGAGCGCGCGGCGCAATTGCCGAGTGAACCCGCGAACGCGGCCAAGCAGGCGCTGATGTCCTACGCCTGGTGGTCGTCGCCGCAGGGCGAAGCGGCCGAGAAGCGCTGGGCCGCCTTCATGCAGAAATGA